One Pelodiscus sinensis isolate JC-2024 chromosome 24, ASM4963464v1, whole genome shotgun sequence DNA segment encodes these proteins:
- the LOC102461495 gene encoding persulfide dioxygenase ETHE1, mitochondrial isoform X1 — MWLSRSGPVAAAARRALPLRPYCTRRAQRQGLLFRQLFEPESCTYTYLLADLKSKEAVLIDPVLETAKRDAGLVQELGLNLLFAANTHCHADHITGTGLLKKMLPGCRSVIAKDSGASADIHIQEGHALEFGAFALEARATPGHTDGCLTYVLNDRTMAFTGDTLLIRGCGRTDFQQGSPETLYRSVHEKIFTLPGDCLIYPAHDYTGQTVSTVEEERTLNPRLTQSLETFVQLMNNLNLPKPQQIDFAVPANLKCGIQDVMT, encoded by the exons ATGTGGCTGTCCCGGAGCGGCCCGGTAGCGGCCGCCgcccgccgcgccctgcccctGAGACCCTACTGCACCCGCCGCGCCCAGCGCCAGGGGCTGCTCTTCCGCCAG CTCTTTGAGCCCGAGAGCTGCACCTACACCTACCTGCTGGCCGACCTGAAGAGCAAGGAGGCCGTTCTGATCGACCCCGTGCTGGAGACGGCCAAGCGGGATgcggggctggtgcaggagctgggCCTCAACTTGCTGTTCGCAG CCAACACGCACTGCCACGCCGACCACATCACGGGCACCGGGCTGCTGAAGAAGATGCTGCCGGGCTGCCGCAGCGTCATCGCCAAGGACAGCGGCGCCTCGGCCGACATCCACATCCAGGAGGGCCACGCCCTGGAATTCGGGGCCTTC GCCCTAGAAGCCCGAGCCACGCCCGGACACACGGACGGCTGCCTGACCTACGTGCTGAATGACAGGACCATGGCCTTCACCGGGGACACACTGCTGATCCGGGGCTGCGGCCGCACCGACTTCCAGCAGG gctccccGGAGACCCTGTACCGCTCCGTGCACGAGAAAATCTTCACGCTGCCCGGAGACTGTCTGATCTACCCCGCCCACGACTACACGG GCCAGACGGTGTCCACGGTGGAGGAAGAGCGGACCCTGAACCCCCGCCTGACCCAGAGCCTCGAGACCTTCGTCCAGCTGATGAACAACCTGAATCTGCCGAAACCCCAGCAGATTG ACTTTGCCGTCCCGGCGAATCTCAAGTGCGGGATACAGGATGTCATGACTTAG
- the LOC102461495 gene encoding persulfide dioxygenase ETHE1, mitochondrial isoform X2, giving the protein MLPGCRSVIAKDSGASADIHIQEGHALEFGAFALEARATPGHTDGCLTYVLNDRTMAFTGDTLLIRGCGRTDFQQGSPETLYRSVHEKIFTLPGDCLIYPAHDYTGQTVSTVEEERTLNPRLTQSLETFVQLMNNLNLPKPQQIDFAVPANLKCGIQDVMT; this is encoded by the exons ATGCTGCCGGGCTGCCGCAGCGTCATCGCCAAGGACAGCGGCGCCTCGGCCGACATCCACATCCAGGAGGGCCACGCCCTGGAATTCGGGGCCTTC GCCCTAGAAGCCCGAGCCACGCCCGGACACACGGACGGCTGCCTGACCTACGTGCTGAATGACAGGACCATGGCCTTCACCGGGGACACACTGCTGATCCGGGGCTGCGGCCGCACCGACTTCCAGCAGG gctccccGGAGACCCTGTACCGCTCCGTGCACGAGAAAATCTTCACGCTGCCCGGAGACTGTCTGATCTACCCCGCCCACGACTACACGG GCCAGACGGTGTCCACGGTGGAGGAAGAGCGGACCCTGAACCCCCGCCTGACCCAGAGCCTCGAGACCTTCGTCCAGCTGATGAACAACCTGAATCTGCCGAAACCCCAGCAGATTG ACTTTGCCGTCCCGGCGAATCTCAAGTGCGGGATACAGGATGTCATGACTTAG